Part of the bacterium genome, GTCCGTTCTTCCTGCGGATTGGCTTCGAATTCAACGGCGCGTGGAATCCCTACCATCCCTATATCTTCCCCCTCGCCTTCCGCAAGCTGGTGACCGAGTTGCGAGTGCGGGGAGTGGACAACTTCGCGACGGTGTGGTGCTATGAACCGGACGCTCCCGCCGATTTCGCCGACTCCAACGCGCAAGGCTGGAAATGGTATCCCGGCGACGATATTGTGGATTGGTTCGGACTCGATCCGTTCGACGTGGAGCATTTCGATCCGGACTTGCCGGATACGCTGCGCGGCGAAATCACCCGCAAGGGGAAGACTGAGGCGTTCCTTCGTTTCGCCGACGAACGGCGGAAGCCCGTGTTCTTGAATGAACTTTCGGCGCGTCACGTGTACATCGTTCCCGATTCCCTCGATCCCGGTCACGCGCAAGGTCAGGCCGATTGGGAATACTGGTTCGCGCCGTTCTTCCGGTTCGTCCGCAATCATCCGAACATCAAGGGCTGGAACTACATCAATCTCGACTGGACGAGATATGAAACCTACGCCACGTGGGGCGATGCGCGGCTCGAAATCAACTCGTTCATCCGTGATCGCTGGGTGGATTCCCTGATGACGGAGCGGTTCCTGAATGTCGGCTACGACGTCACGCAATCGGAATCCGTTTCCGATCTTCGTTCCGATCTGCCGCACGCAATCGAGCTGTCTGCCTATCCCAATCCGTTTAATTCCGCAACGCGAATCACTCTGAATCTCCCAATCCGGGACTATGCGGAGATCGCCCTGTTCAATGCGCTCGGCCAGCGCGTGAACGTCCTTCACAGCGGAGTATTATCGCGAGGAAACCATGCCTTTCCGATTGACGGCGGCGAGCTGACCAGCGGCAGCTATTTCGTGCGGGTTACGCAGAGCGGAGCGACCACTCTGCAGCGGATCGTGCTAATTCGATAAGATATTCGATTGGACTTGCATTTCGCTGCCGGACTTCTTATCTTGGAGAGGCAAGTCCAGAAATGAGTGAGAGAGTGAGCAAAGCATGAGATTTCCAAGACAGATAATTTTCATCGTTGGTCTTCTTGCCGGTGGTGCGGCACTTGCCGGTGTTTCAACCGTTACCGAACTGAAGAGCGAACTCGCGGATTACTTGACCATACGATACGGATCTCTGGAGAAGAGCCCAGTCTCCACCGGTGTTCTCTATGATCTGGCCGTGCCCTTTTCCCGCATCGCAGCCTACGACGGCAGCGATACCTCCACCGCGATCACGCTCTCGGAATGGTTGCAGGTGACTCATGAGTTAAACCGCGCCACGCTGACCGGTTCCGTCCTTCCCTCGCACAAAGAATTCCGAGCGCTGGGCCGGGCCGCCGCTCGCGATCATGTGCATCCCATCGCGATTCTGAACTATCGCTATCAAAGAATCCGATCGGACCTGTCTCCGTCCGAAGTATGGCAGATGGAAGAGGATCGAATTGCCTCCGTTCGCGAGGACGCGTTCGAAGAGAAACACGTGTTCGCCGTTTCCACGCTTCACGGCTGGACGTACCGCGGAGCCGACGCGCGATTTCAGGTTGATCTTTCGTCCCGCTATTTCTCGAACAGCGACCTGCCGATGGATCGCATCGAGATCAACTTCGATGATGGACTCGGCTACCGGTCCGTGGAATCCAAGAGCGAGATGAGCGTTCGGTACGCGTCGGTCGGTAAAAAGACCATTCGCGTAAGGGCGATACAGGAGAATGGCGAATTGCTGCATGGATCGTTCGTTTTCGAGGTGCGGAGTCTCGATACCCCCGATCCTACCGAGACTTGGCAAATACAGGCGCACGTTTCGTACAACGGCATCTATGCAAGCGGTGAAGCATACGTTTATCTTTCCGATCAGCACTCCACGTTAGCCAATCCGGTTGTCGTGGCCGAGGGAATTGACTTGGACAACAGCCTGAATTGGGACGAGCTGTATGATCTACTCAATCAGGAGAATCTGGTCGAAACGCTTCGTTCGATGGGCTACGATGCGGTGGTGCTCAACTATGATGAATCCACCACCTACATTCAGGCCAATGCGCTTTTGGTGGCCGCGCTGGTGGATACGGTGAATCAGGTGCTCGGCGAGTCCGTGACCTGGCCGCTGATTGGAGCCAGCATGGGCGGACTGACCACGCGCTACGCCCTCGCCTACATGGAAACCAACAGCCTGCCTCATTATATAAGTACGCTCATCACGTTTGATTCCCCGCATCACGGAGCCAACATTCCCCTCGGTATTCAGTATTGGGTGGATTTCTTCGCCGGCGAATCCGCCGACGCCGAGTTGCTGCGCGATGCTCTCAATTCACCCGCCGCTCGACAACTGCTGCTCGCACACTTTACCGATCCACCCACGAGCGTTGCGCAGCCCGATCCGCTGTACACCGCGTTCCTGAGCGAGCTGGCGGGATTGGGCAACTATCCCGCAACGCCGCGATTGGTGGCGGTTGCCAACGGCAGCGGCACGATGCAGAACTCCGGATTCAATCCCGGCGATCAATTGATTCTCTACGAGTATCGCAGCTTCCTTGTGGACGTCACCGGCAACGTCTGGGCGCTGAACAATGCTCAATCCCAGCTCATCTTCGATGGCGAGATAGACCTTATCTGGCCGCTTCCTGACGAGCGGATGAGCGTTACCGTGCAACCGACTTGGCCGTGGGATAATGCGCCCGGCGGAATGCGCGCCACCATGGCGCAAATGGACTCGGTGGAAGTTCCCTATGGAGATTTGATTGCTCTCCATCCGAATCACTGTTTCATTCCCACCATCAGCGCTCTCGATTTGGCCGTGCAGAATCCGTTCTACGATATTCCGGGCGAACCCGATCTCTACGCGCTCAGCCCGTTCGATTCGCTCTATTTCCCCATCGAGAATCAGGAACATGTACTCATCACTCCCGAAAACTACGGATGGCTTGTCGGCGAGATTTGCGGCGGCCTGCCTGCGCCGGTAACCGTCATCGGCACGATTGGGGAATCGGTACAGATCATGTGGAGTCCCATTCCCGGCGCGCGATCGTATCGCATCTATGCTACCGAAAATCTCCAGAGCTGGCCCGCGCAATACGCGGTGACAGCGGATACGACCTGGATCGCTTTTCCACCAGTCAATTCTGTGGGGTACCTCCGCATAACCGCGTCCACCGACTTGCCTCAATAAATTCTATCCGGTAAAAATCTTTACGCGAGAGGGTTGGCCTCCATGACCGACCCTCTTTTACTCGCGCTTCAGCATCCGGCCTGCTGCCGTCATCCTTATTCAAACAAACAGTTTATCTATTCAGCGGAAGCGCGAAAGTGCACATATGTGCAGACGGAACCGAAACCAGGTTCTTCTGTTCTCGGTTGCGAGTCATCAAGCAGGGTGGTAAATTCTCAGTGAAGAAGTTGCAGGACTCCACCATCGGGGATCGCACTCCCCACGGGTGGGGCCTTCCGAGAGAAGGAGCAAAGGAGACCCGATGGCCTTGGATCTGATCCGGAAATGGAGTTGCTTGTCTGTCGGCCTTGCTTGTTGCCTCTTGTTGACGATTTTTGCGGCCGGCTGCGGCTCTGGACGAAAAAAAATCGAGATCACCACGTCATCCGAGCTGGCCGAGGCCTATTTCGTGAAGGGCGTCGAACTGGTGGAGAGCTTTCGCACGAAAGAAGCCTGCCGCTATTTCGAGAAAGCGGTGGCGGAGGACCCCGACTTCGCGTTGGCCTATCTCTTCCTGGCGACTAGCCAGCCGAGCCGGAAAGAAATATACGAGAACATCGGCATCGCCGAGGAGCTCTCCCGCCCTAAGGAAGTGGAAAACCAACAGCGGCCCTCGTCGGGACTTGGTTTGACGATTACACTGCCGACCGCCGTTTCGCCCGAATATCTGCAGGAAGCCACCCGCCGGGTTGACCGGGTCTCGAAGGGCGAGCGGTTGTGGATTCTGGGTGTGGCGGCCACCTTTGCCGGGAAATCCGCGGAGCATTTCGAGTGCTTCCGCGAACTTGCCGCGGCCTATCCCTACGATGAGCGTGCGCGTCGTATGTTGGGCGACTACTACTTCGGAACCAACCAGTACCAGCTGGCGATTCAGGAGTACGTGGCAGCCACGGACATCAATCCCCAGTACGCCGTCGCCTACAACATGCTGGGCTACACGTTGCGGGAAAGTGGCGATCTCGCCGGGGCGGAACGCGCATTCCTCAAGTATATCGAGCTGGCCCCCGATCAACCCAATCCCTATGACTCCTACGCCGACTTGCTGCTGGGGATGGGACGCCATGAGGAGTCAATCGAATACTACCGGAAAGCGTTGGCCCGCGATTCGATGTTCGCCTTCTCCCGAGTAGGAATTGCCGCCAACCTCAATCTTCTTGGGCGTCACGCGGAGGCCCGCGAGTATCTACATGCGGCGTCCGATTCCGGCTTGACGTTTATGCAGCGGCGTAGCCTTCTGTGGGGGATCGTCATCTCTTACGTGGATGAAGGCGATCTGGAGAGCGCACTCGCGGCGGCTGAAAAGACGTCCCGCTTCTCCGCGAGCTCAGGATCCACGATCGAGACGGTGTCGGACATGAATCTCGTCGGACAGGTGCTTCTCGAAATGGGTCGTTTGGATGAGGCTCGTGCCAAGTTCGAGGAAGGTCTTCGACTCGTGGAAGAGTCCGCCATCCCGCCCGATGTTCGAACCTGGGCACGTGCCCTTACGGCGCTCCGAGTCGGCTGCCGGATTGCGCTGAAAGAGAACAACGTTACCGCCGCGCGCAAGAGCATCGAGGAGTTTGCCGCCAGTGTAGACACGACGGGCAATCCCTCTTTGCGTTGGCTCCTGAATCACTACTCCGGCCTGGTGGCTCTCGAAGAAGGCGATTTCGCCCGCGCCGTCTCGGAACTCGATCAAGGGATGGCCAACGATCCGGCGACGCACTTCCTGCTCGGCCGGGCACACGAGAAGCTGGGCGACCGGGAAAAAGCCGCGGAATGCTACAAGAAGGCCACGGAAGCGAATCTCGTGAATGATCTCGGCTATACGCTCATCCGGCGGAAAGCTGCCGGCGCTCTGCGGAGTCTGTCCGAGACCTGAACTTCAGAGAAAACCTCCGACTGAATCATGGCCGTCCATGATGGCCAACCCTCCGGACCGGCGCTGCTGCGCAAACGATTGCCGCGGCTTCAGGAACTGCTCGATCCTTGTTGTCTCTGCCCGCGAACATGTCGAGCACGGAGGACCAAGGGTGAACTCGGCGAGTGTGGAATCGGCGCCGGGCTTGTCATCTCGACCATCGGCCTCCATCACGGAAACGAGTTTCCCATTTCCGGTACTCGCGGCTCGGGAAACATTTTTCTTTCCGGCTGCAACCTCAAGTGCGTGTATTGCCAGAACTGGCCGATCAGTCACGAGCGCGAAGGCCGCATTTTCTCGCCCGCGCAACTGGCAGAGGCCATGTTGGAACTCGAGAAGAATGGCGCGCACAACATTAATTGGGTTTCGCCCACCCACGTCGTTCCACTATTGATTGAAGCTCTACTTACCGCCCGCGAAAGCGGGCTTCGTCTTCCCGTCGTGTACAACACCGGCGGCTACGATTCCCTCGAAGTTTTGCGACTTCTCGATGGCATCATTGACGTCTACCTGCCTGACATGAAATACGGTAATGCCGATTGCGCTTTACGCTATTCGGGAGTCACCGATTATCC contains:
- a CDS encoding T9SS type A sorting domain-containing protein, which produces MRFLLAFVLLATSVATAHAHFGARFEPPDGTIYHGCGWNGYDSQAYYNSMFPPSHHPLILQVVAGMPGTRDMDVERVIQSLTAPIVHADSQYVEYGLHFQDRFGMLDSVFALTTTLDRYIDTLAIAFLAVDRPFFLRIGFEFNGAWNPYHPYIFPLAFRKLVTELRVRGVDNFATVWCYEPDAPADFADSNAQGWKWYPGDDIVDWFGLDPFDVEHFDPDLPDTLRGEITRKGKTEAFLRFADERRKPVFLNELSARHVYIVPDSLDPGHAQGQADWEYWFAPFFRFVRNHPNIKGWNYINLDWTRYETYATWGDARLEINSFIRDRWVDSLMTERFLNVGYDVTQSESVSDLRSDLPHAIELSAYPNPFNSATRITLNLPIRDYAEIALFNALGQRVNVLHSGVLSRGNHAFPIDGGELTSGSYFVRVTQSGATTLQRIVLIR
- a CDS encoding tetratricopeptide repeat protein encodes the protein MALDLIRKWSCLSVGLACCLLLTIFAAGCGSGRKKIEITTSSELAEAYFVKGVELVESFRTKEACRYFEKAVAEDPDFALAYLFLATSQPSRKEIYENIGIAEELSRPKEVENQQRPSSGLGLTITLPTAVSPEYLQEATRRVDRVSKGERLWILGVAATFAGKSAEHFECFRELAAAYPYDERARRMLGDYYFGTNQYQLAIQEYVAATDINPQYAVAYNMLGYTLRESGDLAGAERAFLKYIELAPDQPNPYDSYADLLLGMGRHEESIEYYRKALARDSMFAFSRVGIAANLNLLGRHAEAREYLHAASDSGLTFMQRRSLLWGIVISYVDEGDLESALAAAEKTSRFSASSGSTIETVSDMNLVGQVLLEMGRLDEARAKFEEGLRLVEESAIPPDVRTWARALTALRVGCRIALKENNVTAARKSIEEFAASVDTTGNPSLRWLLNHYSGLVALEEGDFARAVSELDQGMANDPATHFLLGRAHEKLGDREKAAECYKKATEANLVNDLGYTLIRRKAAGALRSLSET
- a CDS encoding radical SAM protein; the encoded protein is MAVHDGQPSGPALLRKRLPRLQELLDPCCLCPRTCRARRTKGELGECGIGAGLVISTIGLHHGNEFPISGTRGSGNIFLSGCNLKCVYCQNWPISHEREGRIFSPAQLAEAMLELEKNGAHNINWVSPTHVVPLLIEALLTARESGLRLPVVYNTGGYDSLEVLRLLDGIIDVYLPDMKYGNADCALRYSGVTDYPLHNQSAIREMYRQVGSLQRDAGGVAVRGLLVRHLVLPSDVGNSERILTFLDEELPGLVDVNIMAQYRPCFRAGEFPEIARRPSHDEFAAIVRLTRENSSLRLLEEPAFPR